The proteins below come from a single uncultured Dethiosulfovibrio sp. genomic window:
- the thiM gene encoding hydroxyethylthiazole kinase yields MNVPEKLRHCWETVGQIRPLVYHVTNFVAASFQADICLALGASPVMSPSEKEAAELVRVADSVLINIGTPTESSIKTIHAAMSTAGVTGKPVVLDPVGYGATEKRTALVDDIMRRYAVSIIKGNASEIALMAGCQGTTRGVDATGTCRADTAAFKLAQKYGTIAVATGRTNYVSDGNRVFEIHGGSDMMERITAGGCGVGSVIAAILGSSGDILASAIAGLIAMDIAAEKALEAGPGSFKVSLIDHLYGLSRTGLGDLEGRLTLQDRIVG; encoded by the coding sequence ATGAACGTACCGGAAAAACTCAGACACTGCTGGGAGACCGTAGGGCAGATTAGACCACTGGTCTATCACGTCACAAACTTCGTAGCCGCCTCCTTTCAGGCGGACATATGCCTGGCCCTAGGTGCATCGCCGGTCATGTCTCCGTCGGAAAAAGAGGCCGCTGAACTGGTCCGAGTCGCCGACTCGGTGCTTATAAACATAGGAACCCCCACCGAGTCGTCGATAAAGACCATCCATGCAGCCATGAGCACCGCCGGTGTCACAGGAAAGCCGGTGGTACTCGATCCCGTCGGCTACGGTGCGACTGAGAAACGAACCGCTCTGGTGGACGATATCATGAGAAGATACGCCGTCTCCATCATAAAGGGCAACGCCTCGGAGATAGCCCTAATGGCGGGCTGTCAGGGGACAACCAGAGGTGTGGACGCCACAGGAACCTGTAGAGCGGATACCGCCGCCTTTAAACTGGCCCAGAAGTATGGGACCATAGCGGTAGCTACAGGCAGGACGAACTACGTAAGCGACGGGAACAGGGTTTTCGAGATCCACGGAGGAAGCGACATGATGGAGAGGATAACCGCCGGAGGCTGCGGGGTTGGATCGGTCATAGCGGCCATACTGGGCTCAAGCGGCGACATTCTGGCCTCGGCCATAGCGGGACTTATCGCAATGGACATAGCGGCGGAAAAAGCTCTCGAGGCCGGACCGGGGAGCTTCAAAGTATCCCTCATAGACCACCTCTACGGCCTGTCCAGGACCGGCCTCGGGGACCTGGAGGGAAGACTCACCCTCCAGGACAGAATAGTGGGATGA
- a CDS encoding Tex family protein, with protein sequence MEAIYRETLAKELNIPQSSVVATAALLDEGCTVPFIARYRKEATGTLDEVVIAAIRDGLERLVETDKRRGAIISSLEERKLLTDDLKGRLEEARTLTALEDIYLPYRPKRRTKATIAREKGLYPLADTIMAQGGLKPLEMAEGYVDPEKGVQSPQEAMEGALHILAEEISENIEARTSMRAIFVRNGRIKSKVKPGKEEEGSRFADWFDWEEPMVKAPSHRILALLRGEAEGVISVTVRPSVELAHAKLDGIFVKGSGPDSEAVKEAIRDGYKRLLEPSMETEARKALKTKADREAISVFAKNVREVLMAPPLGRKRVMALDPGYRTGVKVTCLDETGEMVHHETIFPHTSAHMREKALERAGQIYREHRIEAVAVGNGTASRETEQFLKDCLPEDAQVYSVNESGASIYSASALAREEFPDLDVSYRGAVSIGRRLMDPLAELVKIDPKSIGVGQYQHDVDQKALKKSLDDVVASCVNSVGVEVNTASPQLLSFVSGLSPKLAKSVVERRRQEGPFRTRKELLKVPGLGPKTYQQAAGFIRIRGGEHPLDDSSVHPERYDLVERMASDLGRSVTDLLKDRSLRDAIDPSNYVGEDVGLPTINDILQELAKPGRDPREELKPFSFDPSVTEMSDLKAGMRLPGIVTNVTNFGAFVDVGVHQDGLVHVSVLSDKFVKDPYQVVKPGQKVSVTVLEVDLKRKRLSLSMKTK encoded by the coding sequence ATGGAAGCAATTTATAGAGAAACTCTGGCCAAGGAGCTGAATATCCCTCAGAGCAGCGTGGTCGCGACGGCGGCTCTTTTGGACGAAGGATGTACCGTCCCCTTTATAGCCCGCTACCGCAAGGAAGCTACGGGAACCTTGGACGAGGTGGTTATAGCTGCCATAAGGGACGGTCTGGAGAGGCTGGTTGAGACCGATAAAAGGCGAGGGGCCATTATTTCCTCTCTGGAGGAGAGAAAACTTCTCACCGACGATCTCAAGGGCAGGTTGGAGGAGGCCAGGACCCTCACAGCACTGGAGGATATATACCTTCCCTACCGCCCAAAGAGGCGCACAAAAGCCACCATAGCCAGGGAAAAGGGACTTTACCCTCTGGCGGACACCATAATGGCCCAAGGCGGTCTGAAACCTCTGGAGATGGCTGAAGGATACGTCGATCCGGAAAAGGGCGTTCAATCCCCTCAGGAGGCCATGGAGGGGGCCCTCCATATTCTGGCGGAGGAGATCAGCGAGAACATAGAGGCCAGGACGTCTATGAGAGCTATCTTCGTCCGAAACGGACGGATAAAGAGCAAGGTAAAGCCAGGTAAAGAGGAAGAGGGCTCTCGGTTTGCCGACTGGTTCGACTGGGAGGAGCCTATGGTTAAAGCCCCTTCCCACAGGATACTGGCACTTTTAAGAGGTGAGGCGGAAGGGGTTATCTCCGTCACCGTCCGTCCGTCGGTGGAGCTGGCCCACGCCAAGCTCGACGGGATTTTCGTCAAAGGCAGTGGCCCCGATTCGGAGGCGGTCAAAGAGGCGATTCGGGACGGCTACAAGAGGCTTCTTGAGCCCTCTATGGAGACGGAGGCCCGAAAGGCCCTGAAGACCAAGGCTGACAGGGAGGCTATTTCGGTTTTCGCCAAAAACGTCAGGGAGGTGTTGATGGCCCCCCCTCTCGGCAGGAAGAGGGTTATGGCCTTGGACCCGGGATATCGCACCGGTGTCAAGGTAACCTGTCTCGACGAGACCGGCGAGATGGTCCATCACGAGACTATTTTCCCCCACACATCCGCCCATATGAGGGAAAAGGCCCTGGAGAGAGCGGGACAGATTTACCGGGAACACCGTATAGAGGCGGTAGCGGTAGGCAACGGAACCGCCAGCAGAGAGACGGAGCAGTTTTTGAAAGATTGTCTCCCTGAGGACGCCCAGGTCTACTCGGTAAACGAGAGCGGGGCGTCTATCTACTCCGCATCGGCACTTGCGAGGGAGGAGTTTCCCGATCTAGATGTGTCCTACAGAGGAGCGGTGTCTATCGGTAGGAGGCTGATGGATCCCTTGGCGGAACTGGTAAAGATAGATCCCAAGTCCATAGGGGTGGGCCAGTATCAGCACGACGTGGATCAGAAGGCCCTGAAAAAATCCCTGGACGACGTTGTGGCGTCATGTGTCAACTCCGTAGGGGTCGAGGTGAACACCGCCAGCCCTCAGCTTCTCTCATTCGTGTCGGGGTTGAGCCCTAAGCTGGCGAAGTCGGTGGTGGAGAGAAGGAGACAGGAGGGGCCCTTCAGGACGAGGAAGGAGCTTTTGAAGGTCCCGGGCCTAGGTCCTAAGACCTATCAGCAGGCGGCGGGATTTATAAGGATAAGAGGAGGGGAACACCCTCTGGATGACAGCTCCGTCCATCCCGAGAGATACGATCTGGTGGAGAGGATGGCTTCGGATCTGGGACGTTCAGTGACCGATCTGCTGAAAGATCGGTCACTCAGAGATGCCATAGATCCCTCAAACTACGTAGGCGAGGACGTTGGTCTACCTACCATAAACGATATACTTCAGGAGCTTGCGAAGCCCGGAAGGGATCCTAGGGAGGAGCTTAAGCCCTTTTCATTCGATCCCTCGGTGACGGAGATGTCCGACCTTAAGGCGGGGATGAGGTTGCCGGGGATAGTCACCAACGTGACCAATTTTGGGGCTTTCGTCGATGTGGGAGTCCATCAGGACGGATTGGTCCACGTCAGCGTGCTTTCCGATAAGTTCGTCAAAGATCCCTATCAGGTGGTAAAGCCCGGTCAGAAGGTCTCGGTTACGGTTCTGGAGGTTGACCTCAAGAGAAAGAGGCTGTCCCTCTCGATGAAGACAAAATAG
- a CDS encoding ABC-F family ATP-binding cassette domain-containing protein — MIDIGNLRLVLGGKTLYDNLSWRINDGTKVGLVGINGSGKTTLLKVLMGIIERDSGDLSITSGHRIGYLPQDLQELPDIPVIDYIKDRAGIDDLERSLRRAESELASCGEDGQARALERYERTMVAFEAAGGYSFDAMAKKAMKGLGFSPEDSSRPTSQFSGGWKMRVSLAAALLSRPDVLLLDEPTNHLDTESMEWLEGWLKTYPGTVVAISHDRHFMDKIMDSIAELSNKRITLYKGNFSQYLEESAARLDQLERERAKQVEEIEKTKQFIDRFRAKATKATQVQSRIKKLERMELVRIDGPDRTVAISFPSCPRSGHSVVEAENLGKSYGNIDVFGGVDFQITRGEKIALVGVNGAGKSTLSRLIARKERPDSGFIELGHNVSMGFFSQESSNNLDYQNTIWQEIYGASDRMTPEGKRSLLGAFLFSGDDIHKPISVLSGGEKSRVALVKLLLEQTNFLILDEPTNHLDMATKDLFQRALLEYDGTMVIVSHDRYFLDNLVDRVLEIRGRKLYDYPGNYSYFVEKRGQVEDDRPQETEMSSSLSLKDQKRLEAERRNRIYRQTRPMVKEVESLEARISELESRIDEIHSGLCDPEVLENSSMVQNLMVDLKPLEEELRRAMSRWEELMKAIETVEAQA, encoded by the coding sequence ATGATCGATATAGGCAACCTTAGGTTAGTCCTAGGAGGTAAGACCCTCTACGATAACCTGTCCTGGAGGATAAACGACGGTACGAAGGTGGGTCTTGTCGGGATCAACGGTTCCGGCAAGACCACCTTGCTTAAGGTTCTTATGGGGATAATAGAGCGAGACTCCGGGGATCTGTCCATTACCTCAGGGCACCGAATAGGCTATCTGCCTCAGGACCTCCAGGAGCTTCCGGATATCCCGGTAATAGATTATATAAAGGATCGAGCGGGCATAGACGATCTTGAACGCTCCCTCCGGAGGGCGGAGAGCGAGCTCGCCTCCTGTGGGGAGGATGGACAGGCCAGGGCCCTTGAGAGGTACGAGAGGACTATGGTCGCCTTCGAGGCCGCAGGAGGATACTCTTTCGATGCCATGGCGAAAAAGGCGATGAAGGGTCTTGGCTTTTCGCCGGAAGACTCTTCCAGGCCGACTTCCCAGTTCTCCGGAGGGTGGAAGATGAGGGTCTCTCTGGCTGCTGCGTTGTTGTCCAGACCCGACGTCCTTCTGCTGGACGAGCCCACCAACCACCTCGATACCGAGAGCATGGAGTGGCTTGAGGGATGGCTGAAGACCTATCCGGGAACGGTGGTGGCCATCTCCCACGACAGGCACTTTATGGACAAAATAATGGACTCTATCGCCGAGCTCTCCAATAAGAGGATAACCCTTTACAAGGGCAACTTCTCCCAATACCTTGAGGAAAGCGCTGCCAGACTGGACCAGCTCGAGAGGGAGAGGGCCAAACAGGTGGAGGAGATAGAGAAGACTAAGCAGTTTATAGACCGTTTCAGGGCGAAGGCCACCAAGGCGACCCAGGTTCAAAGCAGGATAAAGAAGCTGGAGCGGATGGAGCTGGTCAGGATAGATGGCCCCGATCGGACTGTAGCTATCTCCTTTCCCTCCTGCCCCAGAAGTGGCCATTCGGTGGTGGAGGCCGAAAATCTCGGTAAATCCTACGGAAATATAGATGTTTTCGGGGGAGTCGATTTTCAGATAACCAGAGGCGAAAAGATCGCTTTAGTGGGCGTAAACGGAGCGGGAAAATCGACCCTTTCCAGGCTGATAGCCCGGAAAGAGCGGCCTGACAGCGGGTTTATCGAGCTTGGGCACAACGTCTCTATGGGATTTTTCTCCCAGGAAAGCAGCAACAACCTGGACTACCAAAATACCATATGGCAGGAGATATACGGGGCTTCCGACAGAATGACCCCTGAGGGCAAGAGATCCCTTCTAGGGGCCTTCCTGTTCTCAGGCGACGATATCCATAAGCCTATTTCCGTTCTATCCGGCGGTGAAAAATCCAGGGTGGCCCTGGTTAAGCTCTTGCTGGAACAGACCAATTTCCTTATACTTGACGAGCCCACCAATCACCTGGACATGGCCACAAAGGATCTCTTTCAGAGGGCCCTTTTGGAGTATGACGGGACCATGGTTATAGTTTCCCACGATAGATATTTTTTGGATAACCTGGTGGACAGGGTCCTTGAAATAAGGGGCAGAAAGCTTTACGATTACCCAGGTAACTACAGCTACTTCGTGGAAAAAAGAGGTCAGGTCGAGGATGATAGGCCTCAAGAGACCGAGATGTCCTCCTCTTTAAGCCTGAAAGATCAAAAACGGCTGGAGGCGGAGAGGCGAAACCGAATTTACAGACAGACCAGACCTATGGTCAAGGAGGTCGAGTCCCTTGAGGCCCGTATCTCCGAGCTGGAGTCGAGGATAGACGAGATCCACAGCGGTCTGTGCGACCCAGAGGTCCTGGAGAATTCCTCTATGGTCCAAAACCTCATGGTGGACCTTAAACCACTGGAAGAAGAGCTTCGCCGGGCTATGTCCCGGTGGGAGGAGCTTATGAAGGCTATAGAGACCGTCGAGGCCCAGGCCTGA
- a CDS encoding peptidylprolyl isomerase, with protein sequence MNKATEGCKVKVHYTGTLEDGTVFDSSLEREPLAFTVGAGQLIAGFDQGVVGMVEGEEKTIVIPADMAYGEVREDLVFSVPKENMPEDYVPSVGDQLAVTSSDGQPFPVTIKEIDEETVTLDGNHALAGKDLTFAVKMIEVLSA encoded by the coding sequence ATGAACAAAGCTACCGAAGGATGCAAAGTCAAGGTACACTACACAGGAACCCTCGAAGACGGGACGGTTTTCGACTCGTCTTTGGAGAGAGAGCCCTTGGCTTTCACCGTAGGGGCCGGTCAGTTGATAGCCGGATTCGATCAGGGTGTGGTCGGTATGGTCGAGGGAGAGGAAAAGACCATAGTGATTCCCGCCGATATGGCCTACGGAGAGGTCCGAGAGGATCTTGTCTTCTCAGTGCCTAAGGAGAATATGCCCGAGGACTACGTTCCCTCCGTGGGAGATCAGCTTGCGGTGACCAGCAGCGACGGTCAGCCCTTCCCCGTCACGATCAAGGAGATAGACGAGGAGACGGTGACCCTAGACGGCAACCACGCTCTAGCGGGAAAAGATCTCACCTTTGCGGTAAAAATGATCGAGGTCCTCTCGGCTTAG
- a CDS encoding iron-containing alcohol dehydrogenase yields the protein MWDHTMPIDEIREIRAKTTVYLGVGAIAKIDSIVEDLKAKGIDKVLCVTGKGSYKSTGAWDHVTAAFDKHGVGHVLFDRIRPNPEADDVDAAVAMAKEFGAKAVVAIGGGSPIDAGKSAAILMEYPEENARSLYEFKFTPVKAAPVVAINLTHGTGTEVDRFAVVTIPEKEYKPAIAYDCIYPAYAIDDPALMTGLSPDQTRYTAIDAINHVTEAATTKVASPYTVLLAKEVIRLVSTYLPKALEDPKDLTARYYLLYASLIAGICFDNGLLHFTHALEHPLSGVKPDLAHGLGLAMILPAVVKYTYPGKPEVLADIYSTIVPGLKGNADEADTLAQGIEKWLQSVGVSSKLSDEGYTEENIPRLVELAQTTPSLDGLLSLAPVPSGADVIESIYRESLKPYCKGCC from the coding sequence ATGTGGGATCACACAATGCCGATCGACGAGATAAGAGAGATTAGGGCAAAGACCACCGTTTACCTTGGAGTTGGAGCTATCGCCAAGATAGACTCTATCGTGGAGGACCTTAAGGCCAAAGGGATCGACAAGGTGCTCTGCGTAACAGGAAAAGGCTCCTACAAGTCCACCGGAGCCTGGGACCACGTGACCGCCGCCTTCGACAAGCACGGCGTAGGGCACGTCCTTTTCGACAGAATCCGTCCTAACCCCGAGGCTGACGACGTAGACGCCGCCGTAGCCATGGCTAAGGAGTTTGGAGCCAAGGCGGTTGTAGCCATAGGAGGGGGCAGCCCTATAGACGCAGGTAAGAGCGCAGCCATCCTCATGGAGTACCCGGAGGAGAACGCCCGTAGCCTTTACGAGTTCAAGTTCACCCCCGTCAAAGCCGCCCCTGTGGTGGCCATAAACCTGACCCACGGAACAGGCACCGAGGTGGACCGCTTCGCCGTTGTCACTATACCTGAAAAAGAGTATAAGCCCGCCATAGCCTACGACTGCATCTATCCGGCCTACGCCATAGACGACCCGGCCCTCATGACCGGCCTGTCGCCGGATCAGACGAGATACACCGCCATAGACGCCATAAACCACGTGACCGAGGCAGCTACCACGAAAGTGGCCTCTCCCTACACTGTACTTCTGGCCAAGGAGGTCATAAGGCTGGTATCCACCTATCTTCCTAAGGCTCTGGAGGATCCTAAGGACCTGACCGCCCGGTACTACCTGCTCTACGCGTCCCTTATAGCCGGTATATGCTTCGACAACGGCCTGCTCCACTTCACCCACGCCCTGGAGCATCCCCTGAGCGGCGTCAAGCCCGACCTGGCTCACGGCCTGGGACTGGCCATGATACTCCCTGCGGTGGTCAAGTACACCTATCCCGGGAAACCGGAGGTACTGGCGGACATCTACTCCACCATAGTTCCGGGGCTAAAAGGCAACGCCGACGAGGCGGATACCCTGGCTCAGGGCATAGAGAAGTGGCTCCAGTCGGTTGGAGTTTCCTCCAAGCTCTCCGACGAGGGCTACACCGAGGAGAACATTCCTAGGCTGGTAGAGCTAGCACAGACGACACCGTCTCTGGACGGCCTTCTCTCCCTGGCCCCGGTTCCCTCCGGCGCCGACGTTATAGAGAGTATATACCGAGAGTCCCTTAAGCCCTACTGCAAAGGGTGCTGTTAA
- a CDS encoding ABC transporter permease, whose translation MGFRSLWLKFAIPVGIVAVWAGGSYFQVWNSYVIPPPSRVLSSMWSMTLNGSLVGHLYASSLRVVGGFLIAASLAIPLGFALGLSRPLEVWLKSTLDFLRHVPPLAIMPMVILWFGIGETSKVVVVFMATFFPILLNTQGGVAGCDPKLMEVGKAFGLSRKERFSRILVPSALPSILLGMRLGLSYSWRSLIGAELIAAASGIGYVIHDAEQLSRSDVIIVGVLLLGIAGSLSDRLFSILSRRLAPWSGGNIREL comes from the coding sequence ATGGGTTTTAGGTCTTTATGGCTCAAGTTCGCTATTCCCGTGGGTATAGTCGCTGTTTGGGCTGGGGGTTCCTATTTTCAGGTCTGGAACAGCTACGTGATACCCCCTCCTAGTAGGGTTCTGTCGTCGATGTGGTCCATGACCCTGAACGGTAGCCTTGTGGGCCATCTCTACGCCAGTTCTTTAAGGGTTGTCGGAGGTTTCTTGATCGCCGCCTCTCTGGCTATCCCTTTAGGGTTTGCTTTAGGGCTGTCCCGTCCTTTGGAGGTGTGGCTGAAGTCGACTCTGGACTTTTTAAGACACGTTCCACCTCTGGCAATAATGCCCATGGTGATACTGTGGTTCGGCATAGGTGAGACCTCTAAGGTGGTTGTGGTGTTTATGGCGACCTTCTTTCCCATTCTGCTTAACACCCAGGGGGGAGTTGCAGGGTGCGACCCTAAGCTCATGGAGGTAGGCAAGGCCTTTGGCCTGTCCCGTAAGGAGCGTTTTAGCCGTATACTGGTGCCCTCGGCCCTTCCCTCTATTTTACTCGGCATGAGGCTCGGGCTGAGCTATAGCTGGAGGTCCCTCATAGGGGCGGAGCTAATCGCCGCCGCCTCGGGCATCGGTTACGTTATTCACGACGCAGAGCAGCTGTCCAGGTCCGACGTCATCATAGTTGGGGTCCTTCTTTTGGGGATAGCGGGAAGCCTGTCGGATAGGCTTTTTTCAATCCTTTCCCGACGCCTGGCCCCCTGGAGTGGAGGGAATATTCGTGAGCTGTGA
- a CDS encoding ATP-binding cassette domain-containing protein yields MSCEIISASKGYRLGAKGKVDALKDVTLSFPEGSLSVILGRSGCGKTTLLRVMAGLEKLDSGSVKMGSGKVGMVFQEPRLMPWLSVRENVELVIDDGKHRSQKTTNCLHTVGLSDFADAMPNQLSGGMAQRVALARALGFDPDLILLDEPFGALDYFTRKALQEELTSIVRSRKLTTLFVTHDVDEAISIGSRLIVMDGGKVVSVLESLDGRSMSPQDREDLRELILNLIGGKNRDLSVLSKGA; encoded by the coding sequence GTGAGCTGTGAGATAATTTCCGCCAGCAAGGGTTATCGATTAGGGGCAAAGGGCAAGGTTGACGCCCTTAAAGACGTCACTCTGTCCTTTCCTGAGGGGTCCTTATCGGTCATCCTCGGCAGGAGCGGCTGTGGGAAGACCACGTTGCTGAGGGTGATGGCGGGCCTTGAGAAGCTCGATTCTGGCTCGGTCAAGATGGGCAGTGGAAAGGTGGGAATGGTCTTTCAGGAGCCACGACTCATGCCCTGGCTTTCGGTCAGGGAAAATGTCGAGCTTGTCATCGACGACGGGAAACATCGATCCCAAAAGACTACAAACTGTCTCCACACCGTCGGTCTTTCCGACTTCGCCGACGCCATGCCGAATCAGCTGTCCGGGGGAATGGCACAGAGGGTGGCTCTGGCCAGGGCACTGGGCTTTGACCCCGACCTTATACTGCTGGACGAGCCCTTCGGAGCGCTGGATTACTTCACCAGAAAAGCCCTTCAGGAGGAGCTTACGTCCATAGTGAGGTCCAGAAAACTCACCACCCTTTTCGTGACCCACGACGTCGACGAGGCCATTTCCATAGGCTCTCGGCTGATCGTAATGGACGGAGGAAAGGTGGTATCGGTTTTAGAGTCCCTGGACGGACGGTCTATGTCCCCTCAGGACAGGGAGGATCTCAGAGAGCTGATATTAAACCTTATCGGAGGTAAAAATCGGGACCTGTCGGTCCTGTCGAAGGGAGCTTGA
- a CDS encoding NAD(P)/FAD-dependent oxidoreductase, which translates to MRSVLDGIIGPQRDGKGEDRSMGSNVFDVIVIGGGPAGMMAAGAAGAKGVSVALLEKGDTLGVKLSITGKGRCNLAHMEEDPMKLAEPFGKNGRFILSSLSRFGVKETLGFFENKGIEITVERGSRVFPGPGQKSEDVIQALRDFMADGGVKIFTSTPVRSITSRGERGFDVSTDSGLFKASSIIITTGGLSYPETGSTGDGYRWAREMGHSVVPTKPAICPVRTKESWCKDLQGLTLKNVQLSLWQGGKEVTNRFGEMLFTHFGVSGPIVMDMASEVDKALEKGPATMFLDLKPALDRVKLDNRIIRDLAAHRREILKNGLKDLLPRAIIPVVLDLAGVDGDTKVDDVTKEQRASLVEVLKAMPLTPVDLLGYRWAVVTKGGISLKDVNPKSMESKKVPGLFFAGEVLDLDGPTGGYNLQVCWSTGFVAGEEGAYRSRASSV; encoded by the coding sequence GTGAGGTCCGTCCTAGATGGTATCATTGGCCCTCAGAGAGATGGAAAGGGAGAGGATCGATCCATGGGATCTAATGTTTTTGACGTAATAGTTATAGGTGGAGGCCCTGCTGGAATGATGGCCGCTGGTGCCGCCGGTGCTAAAGGGGTTTCGGTGGCTTTGCTTGAAAAAGGGGACACCTTAGGTGTCAAGCTCTCCATCACCGGTAAGGGCAGGTGTAACCTCGCCCATATGGAGGAGGATCCCATGAAGCTGGCGGAGCCCTTTGGAAAGAACGGCCGTTTTATTCTCTCGTCTTTAAGCCGTTTTGGGGTAAAAGAGACGTTAGGCTTTTTCGAAAACAAAGGCATAGAGATAACCGTAGAGAGAGGTTCCAGGGTCTTTCCCGGTCCTGGGCAGAAAAGCGAGGATGTCATTCAGGCCCTCAGGGACTTTATGGCGGACGGAGGGGTTAAGATATTTACCTCCACCCCTGTCAGGTCCATCACCTCCAGAGGAGAGAGGGGGTTCGACGTCTCAACCGACTCAGGTTTATTTAAAGCCTCGTCGATAATTATAACCACAGGAGGGCTTTCGTATCCCGAGACCGGATCCACCGGAGACGGTTACCGATGGGCCAGGGAGATGGGGCACTCGGTGGTCCCAACTAAGCCAGCTATCTGTCCTGTGAGGACCAAGGAAAGTTGGTGCAAAGACCTTCAGGGATTGACCCTTAAAAACGTCCAGCTTTCCCTCTGGCAGGGTGGGAAAGAGGTCACCAATCGCTTTGGGGAGATGCTTTTTACCCACTTCGGGGTGAGTGGTCCTATCGTGATGGATATGGCCTCGGAGGTGGATAAGGCCCTGGAGAAAGGTCCGGCTACAATGTTTTTAGACCTCAAACCGGCGCTGGATAGGGTAAAGCTGGATAACCGGATAATACGAGACCTTGCTGCCCACCGGAGGGAGATACTTAAAAACGGTCTTAAAGACCTGCTTCCGAGGGCCATAATACCGGTTGTACTCGATCTGGCCGGTGTGGACGGCGATACAAAGGTAGACGACGTGACCAAAGAGCAGAGAGCGTCCCTTGTCGAGGTGTTGAAGGCGATGCCCCTTACCCCGGTGGACCTTCTGGGCTATCGGTGGGCTGTGGTGACCAAAGGGGGCATCTCCCTTAAGGACGTAAATCCCAAGTCCATGGAATCGAAGAAAGTTCCTGGCCTGTTTTTCGCCGGAGAGGTCCTCGATCTGGATGGTCCGACAGGAGGCTATAATCTTCAGGTCTGCTGGTCCACCGGTTTTGTCGCAGGGGAAGAGGGAGCCTATAGATCCAGGGCTTCTTCGGTGTAG
- the thiD gene encoding bifunctional hydroxymethylpyrimidine kinase/phosphomethylpyrimidine kinase has protein sequence MSIYRGLAMTVAGSDSGGGAGIQADLKTFAALKVFGTSAITAITVQNSLGVHGVHTVPPEIVIDQMKAVLSDFKIGAVKTGMLGNSKTIEAVCEGIRSWPVDKLVVDPVMVAQSGDSLLEESAVWAIKEQLLPLALLVTPNVPEAEKLTGLSISDVQGMIHAASAIGEMGPKGVLVKGGHLSGDTMNDVLWISGKSITLSSPRIDTENNHGTGCTLSAAITAELAAGCDLKEAVERGRAYLRLALENGFKPGKGYGPTGHCVTADWL, from the coding sequence TTGTCCATATACAGAGGGCTCGCCATGACAGTGGCGGGCAGCGATTCAGGCGGTGGCGCAGGAATACAGGCGGACCTCAAGACCTTCGCCGCACTGAAGGTATTCGGAACCTCGGCCATAACGGCGATAACCGTCCAAAATAGCCTTGGCGTCCACGGGGTACACACCGTACCTCCGGAAATCGTGATCGACCAAATGAAAGCGGTTCTATCGGACTTCAAGATCGGAGCGGTTAAAACCGGAATGCTCGGCAACTCAAAGACCATAGAGGCGGTCTGCGAAGGCATAAGATCCTGGCCGGTGGATAAATTGGTGGTCGACCCGGTAATGGTAGCCCAAAGCGGCGACTCCCTGCTGGAGGAATCCGCCGTCTGGGCTATAAAAGAACAGCTCCTCCCCTTGGCTCTTCTGGTCACCCCTAACGTACCGGAGGCGGAAAAACTGACAGGACTGTCCATATCGGACGTACAGGGCATGATCCACGCCGCCTCCGCCATAGGGGAGATGGGACCTAAAGGGGTGTTGGTAAAAGGGGGCCACCTGAGCGGCGACACCATGAACGACGTTCTCTGGATCTCGGGGAAATCGATCACACTCAGTTCACCGAGGATAGACACGGAAAACAACCACGGCACCGGCTGTACCCTCAGTGCAGCTATAACCGCCGAGCTGGCGGCGGGATGTGATCTTAAAGAAGCGGTAGAAAGAGGCAGGGCTTATCTAAGGCTAGCCCTGGAGAACGGCTTTAAGCCCGGCAAGGGATACGGCCCAACAGGACACTGTGTCACCGCCGATTGGCTTTAG